The proteins below are encoded in one region of Paenisporosarcina cavernae:
- a CDS encoding IucA/IucC family C-terminal-domain containing protein, which yields MITEQFLQTETRWGAPTQDAILFHWKDLFHDEKLSSLYAELQSTFGYSSLPAAVSVVGKRIGYSTTLILLMKTHAVKSIRLEEVVMYWNATERDWIPTYYFPIDAPRNEEPLAEWVISHLLESQLLPLINQLAKTKGVSKYVLWENIAVYWRWLYVEKFQEPTIFQELSNIPAEHFGIKENPLLSYDRQLAKIGKRRTCCLSYMNTKNSSYCKTCPLNR from the coding sequence ATGATCACGGAGCAGTTTTTACAAACTGAAACTAGATGGGGCGCGCCAACTCAGGACGCTATTTTGTTTCATTGGAAAGATTTATTTCATGATGAGAAGTTGTCTTCGTTATATGCAGAACTCCAATCTACTTTTGGTTATTCCTCATTACCTGCGGCCGTCTCCGTCGTGGGTAAGCGCATTGGCTATTCAACGACGCTAATTCTTCTCATGAAAACACATGCAGTAAAATCGATTCGTCTTGAAGAGGTTGTGATGTATTGGAACGCGACTGAAAGAGACTGGATTCCTACATACTATTTCCCAATTGATGCTCCTCGGAATGAAGAGCCTCTTGCGGAGTGGGTCATTTCTCATTTACTTGAATCACAATTGCTGCCATTGATTAACCAATTAGCGAAAACTAAAGGTGTCTCCAAATACGTTTTGTGGGAAAATATTGCCGTCTATTGGAGATGGTTATATGTAGAGAAATTTCAAGAACCTACAATTTTTCAGGAACTATCGAACATACCTGCTGAACACTTTGGAATAAAAGAAAATCCGCTTCTCTCCTATGATCGGCAATTAGCTAAAATAGGCAAGCGCCGCACGTGTTGTCTTTCCTATATGAATACGAAAAATAGTAGTTATTGTAAAACTTGTCCTTTAAACAGATAG
- a CDS encoding 3D domain-containing protein, whose protein sequence is MKKQIIALTAISALIVGAASQVSAAEATYTVEKGDTLWSIAKNNEVSVGDLQKWNDLESSLILPSQELKLEEDYKKYTVVKGDTLIDIALENDISLNELMTWNELTDSLIIPGQELYVEGEKVKGASTVAAKASSNANSNANATATTASTASKASTTSSSPSAANQAGQTITVSATAYTAFCSGCSGVTATGIDLRANPNMKVIAVDPNVIPLGSRVWVEGYGEAIAGDTGGAIKGNKIDVFIADKGAALNWGRKTISVKILD, encoded by the coding sequence ATGAAAAAACAAATTATTGCACTAACTGCAATTTCAGCATTAATAGTAGGAGCAGCAAGCCAAGTTTCCGCTGCAGAAGCTACGTATACAGTAGAAAAAGGTGACACTCTTTGGTCGATTGCCAAAAATAACGAAGTAAGTGTCGGAGACCTTCAAAAATGGAACGACTTAGAGTCGTCCTTAATCTTACCTTCACAAGAACTTAAATTAGAAGAAGATTATAAAAAATATACAGTAGTGAAAGGCGATACGCTAATCGACATCGCTTTAGAAAACGACATTTCTCTTAACGAGTTAATGACGTGGAATGAATTAACAGATAGCTTAATCATTCCTGGCCAAGAATTATATGTCGAAGGTGAAAAAGTAAAAGGTGCCTCTACGGTAGCAGCAAAAGCGTCTTCAAATGCTAACAGCAATGCAAACGCGACAGCTACAACTGCATCCACCGCTTCAAAAGCCTCTACTACATCATCCTCACCATCTGCTGCTAATCAAGCTGGGCAAACGATTACCGTTTCGGCAACAGCTTACACAGCATTTTGTTCGGGATGTTCAGGCGTAACGGCAACTGGAATTGACCTACGTGCCAATCCAAACATGAAAGTAATCGCTGTTGACCCGAACGTCATTCCACTTGGATCACGTGTATGGGTTGAAGGTTATGGTGAAGCAATCGCTGGAGACACTGGCGGAGCAATTAAAGGGAACAAAATTGATGTCTTCATCGCAGACAAAGGTGCTGCACTTAATTGGGGACGCAAAACAATTTCAGTTAAAATTTTAGACTAA